One genomic segment of Helicobacter enhydrae includes these proteins:
- a CDS encoding F0F1 ATP synthase subunit B family protein, giving the protein MRKLLVVLMCAVGLYASEVSIGQSDFLVRLINFVLFFGLLYYFLGSTIKSIFVNRREGIQKRLMEAQEQLLLIKNEKEQALKALEESKKLALEIENNAKKEVLEIGQRYEEKLTKDTQQFNLLNQNIYEAYRRKLMLNEVNCLLEEVEQKVQIKDLAHLGLEALQNGGKN; this is encoded by the coding sequence ATGAGGAAGTTGTTGGTCGTATTGATGTGTGCTGTGGGGTTGTATGCTTCAGAGGTGTCAATCGGACAGAGCGATTTTCTAGTGCGTTTGATCAATTTTGTATTGTTCTTTGGGCTTTTGTATTATTTTTTGGGTTCTACTATCAAATCAATTTTTGTTAATAGACGCGAGGGGATACAAAAAAGGCTGATGGAAGCACAAGAGCAGCTTCTGCTCATCAAAAACGAAAAAGAACAAGCGCTTAAGGCTCTTGAGGAGAGTAAAAAGTTAGCCCTTGAGATTGAAAACAATGCCAAAAAAGAAGTGCTTGAGATCGGACAAAGATATGAGGAAAAGCTAACCAAAGACACTCAACAATTCAATTTGCTCAATCAAAATATCTATGAGGCATACAGACGCAAGTTGATGCTTAATGAGGTGAATTGTTTGCTTGAAGAAGTCGAGCAAAAAGTGCAGATAAAAGATCTCGCTCATCTTGGTTTGGAAGCATTGCAAAATGGAGGGAAGAATTGA
- a CDS encoding F0F1 ATP synthase subunit delta, with amino-acid sequence MKKIANKYSLALIESVDLDTLALFCSYQAKIDESFKNQDFWTFVTSPLVVDDQKLELIKQVCGELDKTFAFFLRILVRNNRLKLLPLVMQNLALYLANKKKECRAFVYYHQKLGEENKAKLQEIILQKFGLKTEIVECIVSEEKMRISIEELGVEFSFSKERVMQKLKQSILSSF; translated from the coding sequence TTGAAAAAAATCGCAAATAAATATTCTTTGGCATTGATTGAGAGTGTGGATTTGGATACATTGGCATTGTTTTGTAGCTATCAAGCAAAAATTGATGAGAGTTTCAAGAATCAAGATTTTTGGACTTTTGTCACATCTCCACTTGTTGTAGATGATCAGAAGCTTGAGTTGATCAAGCAGGTTTGTGGAGAGCTAGATAAGACTTTTGCTTTTTTCTTGCGTATTTTGGTGCGTAATAATCGCTTGAAACTTTTGCCATTGGTGATGCAAAACCTTGCTTTGTATCTTGCCAACAAAAAAAAGGAATGCAGGGCTTTTGTTTATTATCATCAAAAGCTTGGAGAGGAAAATAAAGCAAAATTACAAGAGATTATTTTGCAAAAGTTTGGCTTGAAGACAGAGATTGTCGAATGTATAGTGTCTGAAGAAAAGATGCGTATTAGCATTGAGGAATTAGGGGTAGAGTTTTCATTCTCAAAAGAAAGAGTGATGCAAAAACTTAAACAAAGTATTTTAAGTTCATTTTAA
- the atpA gene encoding F0F1 ATP synthase subunit alpha → MKIKAEEISAIIKEKIQKFDMDLKIDEIGKVLTYADGVAKVYGLQNVMYYEMVEFESGDIGLASSLEEDFVGVVVLGSGKGIREGMSVKRLKRLMKVPVGECVTGRVLNALGDPIDGKGPLNASEYRFVEEKAPGIMDRKSVHEPLQTGIKAIDALVPIGRGQRELIIGDRQTGKTTVAVDTIINQKGQGVVCIYVAIGQKESTVAQVVRKLEEHGAMEYTVVINAPASVSSAMQFLAPYTGVTMGEYFRDNAKHALIVYDDLSKHAVAYREMSLILRRPPGREAFPGDVFYLHSRLLERAAKVSDALGAGSLTALPIIETQAGDVSAYIPTNVISITDGQIFLETDLFYSGIRPAINVGLSVSRVGGAAQIKATKQVSGTLRLDLAQYRELQAFAQFASNLDESSRKQLERGQRMVEVLKQAPYSPLVIEKQVAIIYAGAKGFLDDLEIAQIVQFEKALHTFIETKYPQILENIREKKALDTEIESMLNQAIEECKVNFIG, encoded by the coding sequence TTGAAAATTAAAGCAGAAGAGATTAGTGCAATCATCAAGGAAAAAATTCAAAAGTTTGATATGGATTTAAAAATTGATGAAATAGGGAAAGTTTTGACTTATGCAGATGGTGTTGCAAAAGTTTATGGTCTTCAAAATGTGATGTATTATGAAATGGTGGAATTTGAAAGCGGAGACATTGGTCTTGCCTCAAGTTTGGAAGAGGATTTTGTCGGTGTTGTTGTTTTGGGTTCTGGCAAGGGAATACGCGAGGGAATGAGCGTCAAGCGTCTCAAGCGTTTGATGAAGGTTCCTGTGGGTGAGTGCGTCACAGGCAGGGTCCTCAATGCGCTTGGAGATCCAATCGACGGCAAAGGTCCTTTGAATGCAAGTGAGTATCGCTTCGTAGAAGAAAAAGCGCCGGGGATTATGGATCGTAAATCAGTGCATGAGCCATTGCAAACAGGAATTAAAGCAATCGATGCACTCGTGCCAATCGGTCGTGGGCAAAGAGAGTTGATCATCGGAGATAGACAGACAGGAAAAACAACAGTTGCAGTCGATACAATCATCAACCAAAAAGGTCAAGGGGTGGTTTGTATCTATGTGGCGATTGGGCAAAAAGAATCCACAGTGGCTCAAGTTGTGCGGAAATTGGAAGAACACGGGGCGATGGAATACACAGTTGTGATTAATGCCCCCGCTTCTGTGTCTTCGGCAATGCAGTTTTTGGCTCCTTACACAGGTGTGACAATGGGCGAGTATTTTAGAGACAATGCCAAACACGCTTTGATTGTCTATGATGATTTGAGCAAACACGCAGTTGCTTATCGTGAAATGTCTTTGATTCTGAGAAGACCTCCTGGTCGTGAGGCTTTCCCGGGGGATGTTTTCTATCTACATTCTAGACTACTAGAGCGTGCTGCAAAGGTTAGCGATGCTTTGGGTGCAGGTTCTTTGACAGCGTTGCCAATCATTGAAACTCAAGCAGGAGATGTTTCTGCTTATATTCCTACCAATGTGATTTCTATCACAGATGGACAGATTTTCTTGGAAACTGATTTGTTTTATTCAGGGATTCGTCCTGCTATCAATGTGGGGCTATCTGTTTCAAGGGTTGGGGGTGCAGCACAGATCAAAGCCACCAAGCAAGTTTCAGGAACTCTAAGACTTGATTTGGCTCAATATAGAGAGCTACAAGCGTTTGCACAATTTGCTTCAAATCTTGATGAGAGCAGTCGCAAACAATTGGAGAGAGGGCAAAGAATGGTTGAGGTGTTGAAACAGGCTCCATACTCTCCTTTGGTTATTGAAAAACAAGTTGCTATCATTTATGCAGGTGCCAAAGGATTTTTGGATGATCTAGAGATTGCACAGATTGTTCAATTTGAAAAAGCACTTCACACATTTATTGAGACGAAATACCCTCAGATTTTGGAAAACATTCGCGAGAAGAAAGCTTTGGATACTGAGATTGAATCTATGCTCAATCAAGCGATTGAAGAGTGCAAGGTAAATTTTATCGGTTAA